Proteins co-encoded in one Cercospora beticola chromosome 7, complete sequence genomic window:
- a CDS encoding uncharacterized protein (CAZy:GH16) has translation MKVAAITVAFAAGSALASAPVFPSNTQWKKTLFLDDFTGRSGTTFDGTKWQAATGTSYPGGPPAWGTWEVQTYTNSVNNVRHAGNSELWIVPRKINGNWTSARLETRQSNFKAPAGGKLRVEARIKMPDVSGSTAAGYWPAFWALGGSFRGNYWNWPAVGEIDIMENVNGQNSVTNVIHCDKNPGGICNEATGLGGTYSCDGGRCPGSYHVYQLVIDRSVKPERMRFYVDSRMVREVFQSTLGSVWDQTVNQGFYLILNVAIGGAFPDAVAGSKTPTASTVGGRQMAVDYVAVWST, from the exons atgaaggtTGCAGCGATCACCGTGGCATTTGCTGCCGGGTCTGCTCTTGCGTCCGCGCCAGTGTTTCCATCAAATACCCAATGGAAGAAGACGCTTTTCCTCGACGACTTTACTGGACGATCCGGCACGACCTTCGATGGCACCAAATGGCAAGCTGCGACCGGCACTAGCTATCCAGGTGGCCCTCCAGCATGGGGAACA TGGGAGGTCCAGACATATACAAATTCCGTGAACAACGTTCGTCACGCAGGAAACAGCGAGCTGTGGATTGTCCCAAGAAAGATCAATGGCAACTGGACAAGTGCTCGTCTCGAAACAAGACAATCAAACTTCAAAGCCCCAGCTGGCGGCAAGCTGCGCGTCGAAGCAAGAATCAAAATGCCCGACGTTAGCGGTTCCACTGCTGCCGGATACTGGCCGGCCTTCTGGGCTCTCGGGGGATCTTTCAGAGGCAACTACTGGAATTGGCCTGCGGTCGGAGAGATCGACATCATGGAGAATGTCAACGGTCAAAACAGCGTGACAAATGTCATCCACTGCGACAAGAACCCAGGAGGAATTTGCAACGAGGCGACAGGTCTGGGCGGCACTTATTCCTGCGATGGAGGCAGATGTCCCGGCAGCTACCACGTCTACCAGTTGGTCATTGATCGCTCGGTGAAGCCTGAGCGCATGCGATTCTACGTCGACTCGCGTATGGTGCGGGAGGTTTTCCAGTCTACGCTTGGAAGTGTTTGGGATCAGACTGTCAACCAGGGATTCTACCTGATCCTCAACGTGGCGATCGGTGGTGCTTTCCCGGATGCCGTTGCTGGATCCAAGACTCCTACTGCCAGTACCGTCGGCGGACGCCAGATGGCTGTTGATTATGTTGCTGTTTGGTCGACGTAA